From Nicotiana tabacum cultivar K326 chromosome 22, ASM71507v2, whole genome shotgun sequence, one genomic window encodes:
- the LOC107820295 gene encoding uncharacterized protein LOC107820295 isoform X8 — protein MNLCKFLAFVLGFVLCVSTCTSGESSTCLTVYKEGGAPAVFQSPKCPRWKLPDHGSESKSPNVRCQTALHQGRRKSQEDRILCALDIRIPFPGVKGITEVTVGVVAVFDGHNGAEASEMASKLLLQYFTLHTFFLLDATFSVLSRKMIGLLPNERRQSTLNWNPDELNLGRFKLTVSSIIDRSFHLEILREALLRAIDDIDSAFSRDAFRHNFDSGSTATVILMAENQILVANIGDSKAFLCSEEYKSQEEAKANLLRLYRQTRGFGVFEPVKNFNSFKLAASDQWPFLISKELTRDHHPDRDDERSRVETAGGHVSEWSGVARVNGQLAVSRAIGDVSFKSYGVISAPEVTDWQPLTANDSYLVAASDGVFEKLSSQDICDILWNLHADFTVRSELTYSCSYSLADCIVNAAFEKGSMDNMAAVVLPFRLNDSLQRLAKKTHAGMRKFDCSSSGDSNYISQHSVLTEEEHGHPLVSNFGRLLIEGKHSNYGCFYLSENLDVNDEYTFWVQKDVHEYEHELLHALPDSIGQNPGGALDLYNDQHMCVHFGMNFSENKDQCINPEGFARFLGLLESIPFNDSSTNDHARVDSRYILKKKYDRGSYGEVWLAFYWNCSHVVKSSKSNNFSANITERGANNERRKDSSSADACDDGPSEGSMFILKRIMVEKGTSVYLSGLREKYFGEIFLNAYTVLGGSLQAEESNSLLLNIRPDFHVPVERNAAVDLGIQGSLKFDKVYGKKKETLRAAPEEGLNHIARYVESFESRSNDIWLVFRHEGISLSKFLYTAEEVINNSEEGNENVKHIQILHPSKWWKWLKTTEAGQEEMRDLIWQLLMALKSCHDRNITHRDIKPGKGLLFSKHDHLQIEAFTDADWVGSLDDRRSTSSYCTLVGGNLVTWRSKKQSVVTRSSAEVEY, from the exons ATGAATTTATGCAAATTTCTCGCCTTCGTGTTGGGGTTTGTTCTTTGCGTGAGTACTTGTACTTCCGGAGAATCGTCGACATGTTTGACGGTGTATAAAGAAGGCGGTGCACCTGCCGTATTTCAATCTCCAAAATGCCCTCGCTGGAAGCTTCCAGATCATGGTTCCGAATCCAAATCGCCGAATGTGAGGTGCCAAACAGCCTTGCATCAAGGTCGCCGCAAGTCTCAAGAAGATCGAATTCTCTGTGCACTCGATATTCGCATCCCTTTCCCcg GTGTTAAAGGTATTACTGAGGTTACAGTTGGTGTTGTCGCAGTTTTTGATGGTCATAATGGTGCTGAAGCAAGTGAAATGGCATCAAAGCTATTACTGCAGTATTTCACGCTGCACACATTTTTTCTTCTTGATGCAACATTTTCAGTTCTTTCAAGGAAAATGATTGGACTCTTGCCAAATGAAAGAAGACAGAGTACTCTGAACTGGAATCCGGATGAATTGAACTTGGGGAG GTTCAAGCTGACTGTGTCTTCAATCATTGATCGATCTTTTCACTTGGAAATATTGAGGGAAGCATTGCTAAGGGCAATTGATGATATTGATTCTGCATTTTCAAGG GATGCATTTAGACACAATTTTGATTCTGGCTCTACCGCCACAGTTATACTTATGGCAgaaaatcaaattttagttgcAAATATCGGAGATTCAAAGGCATTTTTATGTTCTGAAGAATATAAATCTCAAGAAGAGGCTAAAG CTAATTTATTGAGGTTATATAGGCAAACAAGAGGCTTTGGGGTTTTCGAACCTGTGAAGAACTTCAATAGCTTCAAGTTGGCAGCTTCTGACCAGTGGCCTTTTCTGATTTCCAAGGAATTGACTAGAGACCACCACCCAGATAGGGATGACGAGAGGTCTCGAGTGGAGACTGCAGGAGGACATGTCTCTGAATGGAGTGGCGTAGCTAGGGTTAATGGTCAATTGGCTGTTTCAAGAGCAATAGGTGATGTGTCTTTTAAAAG TTATGGCGTTATATCCGCACCTGAGGTCACTGATTGGCAACCTTTGACAGCCAATGACAGCTATTTGGTGGCTGCTTCTGATGGCGTTTTTGAAAAGCTTAGCTCACAGGATATTTGTGACATATTGTGGAATTTACATGCTGATTTCACTGTGCGATCGGAACTCACTTATTCATGTTCATATTCCTTAGCTGATTGCATAGTAAATGCTGCTTTTGAAAAGGGAAGTATGGACAACATGGCAGCTGTTGTCCTTCCATTTAGATTGAATGATTCACTGCAAAGGTTGGCGAAGAAAACACATGCAGGAATGAGAAAATTCGATTGCTCATCTTCAGGGGATAGCAATTATATTTCTCAACATTCAG TGCTTACTGAGGAGGAGCATGGTCATCCTCTTGTTTCCAATTTTGGCAGATTATTG ATTGAAGGAAAACACAGCAATTATGGATGTTTCTATCTATCTGAGAACCTCGATGTTAATGATGAGTATACATTCTGGGTTCAGAAGGACGTCCATGAGTATGAACATGAGCTCCTTCATGCTTTACCTGATAGCATTGGTCAGAATCCAG GTGGAGCTTTGGATTTATATAATGATCAGCACATGTGTGTTCATTTTGGGATGAACTTTAGTGAGAACAAGGACCAGTGCATTAATCCTGAAGGCTTTGCTAGGTTCCTTGGTTTGCTCGAATCTATTCCGTTCAATGATAGCAGTACAAATGATCATGCCAGAGTAGATTCAAG GTACattctaaagaagaaatatgATCGTGGATCATATGGTGAAGTTTGGCTAGCTTTTTACTGGAATTGTTCTCATGTCGTCAAGTCTTCAAAAAGTAACAATTTCTCAGCTAATATTACGGAGAGAGGGGCGAATAATGAAAGAAGGAAGGATTCATCATCTGCTGATGCCTGTGATGATGGCCCTTCTGAAGGAAGCATGTTCATTTTGAAGCGTATCATG GTGGAGAAAGGCACCTCTGTCTATTTAAGTGGGCTACGGGAGAAATATTTTGGTGAAATTTTCTTGAATGCTTATACTGTTCTTGGAGGTTCATTGCAAGCTGAAGAATCAAATTCCCTCCTGTTAAATATACGACCAGATTTTCATGTTCCTGTGGAAAGAAATGCCGCAGTGGATCTAGGGATCCAGGGCTCCTTGAAGTTCGATAAAGTATATGGTAAAAAGAAGGAAACGCTGAGAGCTGCCCCTGAGGAGGGTCTTAATCACATTGCCAGATATGTCGAGTCTTTTGAGTCTCGATCCAATGATATATGGCTTGTGTTTCGCCATGAAGGGATATCCTTATCAAAGTTTCTCTATACCGCTGAAGAAGTGATAAATAATTCGGAGGAAGGAAATGAAAATGTAAAGCATATTCAGATATTGCATCCTTCAAAATGGTGGAAATGGTTGAAAACAACAGAAGCAGGGCAAGAGGAAATGCGTGATCTGATTTGGCAATTG TTGATGGCACTTAAATCTTGTCATGATCGTAATATCACCCATAGAGATATAAAACCCG GGAAAGGTCTACTTTTCTCCAAACATGATCACCTCCAAATAGAAGCCTTTACAGACGCGGATTGGGTCGGATCTTTAGATGACAGAAGATCAACATCCAGTTACTGTACGCTCGTAGGAGGAAACTTGGTTACTTGGAGAAGCAAGAAGCAAAGTGTAGTTACTAGATCAAGTGCGGAGGTAGAATATTGA
- the LOC107820295 gene encoding putative protein phosphatase 2C 51 isoform X12: MNLCKFLAFVLGFVLCVSTCTSGESSTCLTVYKEGGAPAVFQSPKCPRWKLPDHGSESKSPNVRCQTALHQGRRKSQEDRILCALDIRIPFPGVKGITEVTVGVVAVFDGHNGAEASEMASKLLLQYFTLHTFFLLDATFSVLSRKMIGLLPNERRQSTLNWNPDELNLGRFKLTVSSIIDRSFHLEILREALLRAIDDIDSAFSRDAFRHNFDSGSTATVILMAENQILVANIGDSKAFLCSEEYKSQEEAKANLLRLYRQTRGFGVFEPVKNFNSFKLAASDQWPFLISKELTRDHHPDRDDERSRVETAGGHVSEWSGVARVNGQLAVSRAIGDVSFKSYGVISAPEVTDWQPLTANDSYLVAASDGVFEKLSSQDICDILWNLHADFTVRSELTYSCSYSLADCIVNAAFEKGSMDNMAAVVLPFRLNDSLQRLAKKTHAGMRKFDCSSSGDSNYISQHSVLTEEEHGHPLVSNFGRLLIEGKHSNYGCFYLSENLDVNDEYTFWVQKDVHEYEHELLHALPDSIGQNPGGALDLYNDQHMCVHFGMNFSENKDQCINPEGFARFLGLLESIPFNDSSTNDHARVDSRYILKKKYDRGSYGEVWLAFYWNCSHVVKSSKSNNFSANITERGANNERRKDSSSADACDDGPSEGSMFILKRIMVEKGTSVYLSGLREKYFGEIFLNAYTVLGGSLQAEESNSLLLNIRPDFHVPVERNAAVDLGIQGSLKFDKVYGKKKETLRAAPEEGLNHIARYVESFESRSNDIWLVFRHEGISLSKFLYTAEEVINNSEEGNENVKHIQILHPSKWWKWLKTTEAGQEEMRDLIWQLLMALKSCHDRNITHRDIKPD; this comes from the exons ATGAATTTATGCAAATTTCTCGCCTTCGTGTTGGGGTTTGTTCTTTGCGTGAGTACTTGTACTTCCGGAGAATCGTCGACATGTTTGACGGTGTATAAAGAAGGCGGTGCACCTGCCGTATTTCAATCTCCAAAATGCCCTCGCTGGAAGCTTCCAGATCATGGTTCCGAATCCAAATCGCCGAATGTGAGGTGCCAAACAGCCTTGCATCAAGGTCGCCGCAAGTCTCAAGAAGATCGAATTCTCTGTGCACTCGATATTCGCATCCCTTTCCCcg GTGTTAAAGGTATTACTGAGGTTACAGTTGGTGTTGTCGCAGTTTTTGATGGTCATAATGGTGCTGAAGCAAGTGAAATGGCATCAAAGCTATTACTGCAGTATTTCACGCTGCACACATTTTTTCTTCTTGATGCAACATTTTCAGTTCTTTCAAGGAAAATGATTGGACTCTTGCCAAATGAAAGAAGACAGAGTACTCTGAACTGGAATCCGGATGAATTGAACTTGGGGAG GTTCAAGCTGACTGTGTCTTCAATCATTGATCGATCTTTTCACTTGGAAATATTGAGGGAAGCATTGCTAAGGGCAATTGATGATATTGATTCTGCATTTTCAAGG GATGCATTTAGACACAATTTTGATTCTGGCTCTACCGCCACAGTTATACTTATGGCAgaaaatcaaattttagttgcAAATATCGGAGATTCAAAGGCATTTTTATGTTCTGAAGAATATAAATCTCAAGAAGAGGCTAAAG CTAATTTATTGAGGTTATATAGGCAAACAAGAGGCTTTGGGGTTTTCGAACCTGTGAAGAACTTCAATAGCTTCAAGTTGGCAGCTTCTGACCAGTGGCCTTTTCTGATTTCCAAGGAATTGACTAGAGACCACCACCCAGATAGGGATGACGAGAGGTCTCGAGTGGAGACTGCAGGAGGACATGTCTCTGAATGGAGTGGCGTAGCTAGGGTTAATGGTCAATTGGCTGTTTCAAGAGCAATAGGTGATGTGTCTTTTAAAAG TTATGGCGTTATATCCGCACCTGAGGTCACTGATTGGCAACCTTTGACAGCCAATGACAGCTATTTGGTGGCTGCTTCTGATGGCGTTTTTGAAAAGCTTAGCTCACAGGATATTTGTGACATATTGTGGAATTTACATGCTGATTTCACTGTGCGATCGGAACTCACTTATTCATGTTCATATTCCTTAGCTGATTGCATAGTAAATGCTGCTTTTGAAAAGGGAAGTATGGACAACATGGCAGCTGTTGTCCTTCCATTTAGATTGAATGATTCACTGCAAAGGTTGGCGAAGAAAACACATGCAGGAATGAGAAAATTCGATTGCTCATCTTCAGGGGATAGCAATTATATTTCTCAACATTCAG TGCTTACTGAGGAGGAGCATGGTCATCCTCTTGTTTCCAATTTTGGCAGATTATTG ATTGAAGGAAAACACAGCAATTATGGATGTTTCTATCTATCTGAGAACCTCGATGTTAATGATGAGTATACATTCTGGGTTCAGAAGGACGTCCATGAGTATGAACATGAGCTCCTTCATGCTTTACCTGATAGCATTGGTCAGAATCCAG GTGGAGCTTTGGATTTATATAATGATCAGCACATGTGTGTTCATTTTGGGATGAACTTTAGTGAGAACAAGGACCAGTGCATTAATCCTGAAGGCTTTGCTAGGTTCCTTGGTTTGCTCGAATCTATTCCGTTCAATGATAGCAGTACAAATGATCATGCCAGAGTAGATTCAAG GTACattctaaagaagaaatatgATCGTGGATCATATGGTGAAGTTTGGCTAGCTTTTTACTGGAATTGTTCTCATGTCGTCAAGTCTTCAAAAAGTAACAATTTCTCAGCTAATATTACGGAGAGAGGGGCGAATAATGAAAGAAGGAAGGATTCATCATCTGCTGATGCCTGTGATGATGGCCCTTCTGAAGGAAGCATGTTCATTTTGAAGCGTATCATG GTGGAGAAAGGCACCTCTGTCTATTTAAGTGGGCTACGGGAGAAATATTTTGGTGAAATTTTCTTGAATGCTTATACTGTTCTTGGAGGTTCATTGCAAGCTGAAGAATCAAATTCCCTCCTGTTAAATATACGACCAGATTTTCATGTTCCTGTGGAAAGAAATGCCGCAGTGGATCTAGGGATCCAGGGCTCCTTGAAGTTCGATAAAGTATATGGTAAAAAGAAGGAAACGCTGAGAGCTGCCCCTGAGGAGGGTCTTAATCACATTGCCAGATATGTCGAGTCTTTTGAGTCTCGATCCAATGATATATGGCTTGTGTTTCGCCATGAAGGGATATCCTTATCAAAGTTTCTCTATACCGCTGAAGAAGTGATAAATAATTCGGAGGAAGGAAATGAAAATGTAAAGCATATTCAGATATTGCATCCTTCAAAATGGTGGAAATGGTTGAAAACAACAGAAGCAGGGCAAGAGGAAATGCGTGATCTGATTTGGCAATTG TTGATGGCACTTAAATCTTGTCATGATCGTAATATCACCCATAGAGATATAAAACCCG ACTAA
- the LOC107820295 gene encoding uncharacterized protein LOC107820295 isoform X7, with product MNLCKFLAFVLGFVLCVSTCTSGESSTCLTVYKEGGAPAVFQSPKCPRWKLPDHGSESKSPNVRCQTALHQGRRKSQEDRILCALDIRIPFPGVKGITEVTVGVVAVFDGHNGAEASEMASKLLLQYFTLHTFFLLDATFSVLSRKMIGLLPNERRQSTLNWNPDELNLGRFKLTVSSIIDRSFHLEILREALLRAIDDIDSAFSRDAFRHNFDSGSTATVILMAENQILVANIGDSKAFLCSEEYKSQEEAKANLLRLYRQTRGFGVFEPVKNFNSFKLAASDQWPFLISKELTRDHHPDRDDERSRVETAGGHVSEWSGVARVNGQLAVSRAIGDVSFKSYGVISAPEVTDWQPLTANDSYLVAASDGVFEKLSSQDICDILWNLHADFTVRSELTYSCSYSLADCIVNAAFEKGSMDNMAAVVLPFRLNDSLQRLAKKTHAGMRKFDCSSSGDSNYISQHSVLTEEEHGHPLVSNFGRLLIEGKHSNYGCFYLSENLDVNDEYTFWVQKDVHEYEHELLHALPDSIGQNPGGALDLYNDQHMCVHFGMNFSENKDQCINPEGFARFLGLLESIPFNDSSTNDHARVDSRYILKKKYDRGSYGEVWLAFYWNCSHVVKSSKSNNFSANITERGANNERRKDSSSADACDDGPSEGSMFILKRIMVEKGTSVYLSGLREKYFGEIFLNAYTVLGGSLQAEESNSLLLNIRPDFHVPVERNAAVDLGIQGSLKFDKVYGKKKETLRAAPEEGLNHIARYVESFESRSNDIWLVFRHEGISLSKFLYTAEEVINNSEEGNENVKHIQILHPSKWWKWLKTTEAGQEEMRDLIWQLLMALKSCHDRNITHRDIKPENMVVCFEDQDSGRCLKGHPNEDENYITKIAEQTYEYTPPEALLNASWYQGLTLTTMKKSAHPRVWPSGQ from the exons ATGAATTTATGCAAATTTCTCGCCTTCGTGTTGGGGTTTGTTCTTTGCGTGAGTACTTGTACTTCCGGAGAATCGTCGACATGTTTGACGGTGTATAAAGAAGGCGGTGCACCTGCCGTATTTCAATCTCCAAAATGCCCTCGCTGGAAGCTTCCAGATCATGGTTCCGAATCCAAATCGCCGAATGTGAGGTGCCAAACAGCCTTGCATCAAGGTCGCCGCAAGTCTCAAGAAGATCGAATTCTCTGTGCACTCGATATTCGCATCCCTTTCCCcg GTGTTAAAGGTATTACTGAGGTTACAGTTGGTGTTGTCGCAGTTTTTGATGGTCATAATGGTGCTGAAGCAAGTGAAATGGCATCAAAGCTATTACTGCAGTATTTCACGCTGCACACATTTTTTCTTCTTGATGCAACATTTTCAGTTCTTTCAAGGAAAATGATTGGACTCTTGCCAAATGAAAGAAGACAGAGTACTCTGAACTGGAATCCGGATGAATTGAACTTGGGGAG GTTCAAGCTGACTGTGTCTTCAATCATTGATCGATCTTTTCACTTGGAAATATTGAGGGAAGCATTGCTAAGGGCAATTGATGATATTGATTCTGCATTTTCAAGG GATGCATTTAGACACAATTTTGATTCTGGCTCTACCGCCACAGTTATACTTATGGCAgaaaatcaaattttagttgcAAATATCGGAGATTCAAAGGCATTTTTATGTTCTGAAGAATATAAATCTCAAGAAGAGGCTAAAG CTAATTTATTGAGGTTATATAGGCAAACAAGAGGCTTTGGGGTTTTCGAACCTGTGAAGAACTTCAATAGCTTCAAGTTGGCAGCTTCTGACCAGTGGCCTTTTCTGATTTCCAAGGAATTGACTAGAGACCACCACCCAGATAGGGATGACGAGAGGTCTCGAGTGGAGACTGCAGGAGGACATGTCTCTGAATGGAGTGGCGTAGCTAGGGTTAATGGTCAATTGGCTGTTTCAAGAGCAATAGGTGATGTGTCTTTTAAAAG TTATGGCGTTATATCCGCACCTGAGGTCACTGATTGGCAACCTTTGACAGCCAATGACAGCTATTTGGTGGCTGCTTCTGATGGCGTTTTTGAAAAGCTTAGCTCACAGGATATTTGTGACATATTGTGGAATTTACATGCTGATTTCACTGTGCGATCGGAACTCACTTATTCATGTTCATATTCCTTAGCTGATTGCATAGTAAATGCTGCTTTTGAAAAGGGAAGTATGGACAACATGGCAGCTGTTGTCCTTCCATTTAGATTGAATGATTCACTGCAAAGGTTGGCGAAGAAAACACATGCAGGAATGAGAAAATTCGATTGCTCATCTTCAGGGGATAGCAATTATATTTCTCAACATTCAG TGCTTACTGAGGAGGAGCATGGTCATCCTCTTGTTTCCAATTTTGGCAGATTATTG ATTGAAGGAAAACACAGCAATTATGGATGTTTCTATCTATCTGAGAACCTCGATGTTAATGATGAGTATACATTCTGGGTTCAGAAGGACGTCCATGAGTATGAACATGAGCTCCTTCATGCTTTACCTGATAGCATTGGTCAGAATCCAG GTGGAGCTTTGGATTTATATAATGATCAGCACATGTGTGTTCATTTTGGGATGAACTTTAGTGAGAACAAGGACCAGTGCATTAATCCTGAAGGCTTTGCTAGGTTCCTTGGTTTGCTCGAATCTATTCCGTTCAATGATAGCAGTACAAATGATCATGCCAGAGTAGATTCAAG GTACattctaaagaagaaatatgATCGTGGATCATATGGTGAAGTTTGGCTAGCTTTTTACTGGAATTGTTCTCATGTCGTCAAGTCTTCAAAAAGTAACAATTTCTCAGCTAATATTACGGAGAGAGGGGCGAATAATGAAAGAAGGAAGGATTCATCATCTGCTGATGCCTGTGATGATGGCCCTTCTGAAGGAAGCATGTTCATTTTGAAGCGTATCATG GTGGAGAAAGGCACCTCTGTCTATTTAAGTGGGCTACGGGAGAAATATTTTGGTGAAATTTTCTTGAATGCTTATACTGTTCTTGGAGGTTCATTGCAAGCTGAAGAATCAAATTCCCTCCTGTTAAATATACGACCAGATTTTCATGTTCCTGTGGAAAGAAATGCCGCAGTGGATCTAGGGATCCAGGGCTCCTTGAAGTTCGATAAAGTATATGGTAAAAAGAAGGAAACGCTGAGAGCTGCCCCTGAGGAGGGTCTTAATCACATTGCCAGATATGTCGAGTCTTTTGAGTCTCGATCCAATGATATATGGCTTGTGTTTCGCCATGAAGGGATATCCTTATCAAAGTTTCTCTATACCGCTGAAGAAGTGATAAATAATTCGGAGGAAGGAAATGAAAATGTAAAGCATATTCAGATATTGCATCCTTCAAAATGGTGGAAATGGTTGAAAACAACAGAAGCAGGGCAAGAGGAAATGCGTGATCTGATTTGGCAATTG TTGATGGCACTTAAATCTTGTCATGATCGTAATATCACCCATAGAGATATAAAACCCG
- the LOC107820295 gene encoding uncharacterized protein LOC107820295 isoform X9: protein MNLCKFLAFVLGFVLCVSTCTSGESSTCLTVYKEGGAPAVFQSPKCPRWKLPDHGSESKSPNVRCQTALHQGRRKSQEDRILCALDIRIPFPGVKGITEVTVGVVAVFDGHNGAEASEMASKLLLQYFTLHTFFLLDATFSVLSRKMIGLLPNERRQSTLNWNPDELNLGRFKLTVSSIIDRSFHLEILREALLRAIDDIDSAFSRDAFRHNFDSGSTATVILMAENQILVANIGDSKAFLCSEEYKSQEEAKANLLRLYRQTRGFGVFEPVKNFNSFKLAASDQWPFLISKELTRDHHPDRDDERSRVETAGGHVSEWSGVARVNGQLAVSRAIGDVSFKSYGVISAPEVTDWQPLTANDSYLVAASDGVFEKLSSQDICDILWNLHADFTVRSELTYSCSYSLADCIVNAAFEKGSMDNMAAVVLPFRLNDSLQRLAKKTHAGMRKFDCSSSGDSNYISQHSVLTEEEHGHPLVSNFGRLLIEGKHSNYGCFYLSENLDVNDEYTFWVQKDVHEYEHELLHALPDSIGQNPGGALDLYNDQHMCVHFGMNFSENKDQCINPEGFARFLGLLESIPFNDSSTNDHARVDSRYILKKKYDRGSYGEVWLAFYWNCSHVVKSSKSNNFSANITERGANNERRKDSSSADACDDGPSEGSMFILKRIMVEKGTSVYLSGLREKYFGEIFLNAYTVLGGSLQAEESNSLLLNIRPDFHVPVERNAAVDLGIQGSLKFDKVYGKKKETLRAAPEEGLNHIARYVESFESRSNDIWLVFRHEGISLSKFLYTAEEVINNSEEGNENVKHIQILHPSKWWKWLKTTEAGQEEMRDLIWQLLMALKSCHDRNITHRDIKPENMVVCFEDQDSGRCLKGHPNEDENYITKM from the exons ATGAATTTATGCAAATTTCTCGCCTTCGTGTTGGGGTTTGTTCTTTGCGTGAGTACTTGTACTTCCGGAGAATCGTCGACATGTTTGACGGTGTATAAAGAAGGCGGTGCACCTGCCGTATTTCAATCTCCAAAATGCCCTCGCTGGAAGCTTCCAGATCATGGTTCCGAATCCAAATCGCCGAATGTGAGGTGCCAAACAGCCTTGCATCAAGGTCGCCGCAAGTCTCAAGAAGATCGAATTCTCTGTGCACTCGATATTCGCATCCCTTTCCCcg GTGTTAAAGGTATTACTGAGGTTACAGTTGGTGTTGTCGCAGTTTTTGATGGTCATAATGGTGCTGAAGCAAGTGAAATGGCATCAAAGCTATTACTGCAGTATTTCACGCTGCACACATTTTTTCTTCTTGATGCAACATTTTCAGTTCTTTCAAGGAAAATGATTGGACTCTTGCCAAATGAAAGAAGACAGAGTACTCTGAACTGGAATCCGGATGAATTGAACTTGGGGAG GTTCAAGCTGACTGTGTCTTCAATCATTGATCGATCTTTTCACTTGGAAATATTGAGGGAAGCATTGCTAAGGGCAATTGATGATATTGATTCTGCATTTTCAAGG GATGCATTTAGACACAATTTTGATTCTGGCTCTACCGCCACAGTTATACTTATGGCAgaaaatcaaattttagttgcAAATATCGGAGATTCAAAGGCATTTTTATGTTCTGAAGAATATAAATCTCAAGAAGAGGCTAAAG CTAATTTATTGAGGTTATATAGGCAAACAAGAGGCTTTGGGGTTTTCGAACCTGTGAAGAACTTCAATAGCTTCAAGTTGGCAGCTTCTGACCAGTGGCCTTTTCTGATTTCCAAGGAATTGACTAGAGACCACCACCCAGATAGGGATGACGAGAGGTCTCGAGTGGAGACTGCAGGAGGACATGTCTCTGAATGGAGTGGCGTAGCTAGGGTTAATGGTCAATTGGCTGTTTCAAGAGCAATAGGTGATGTGTCTTTTAAAAG TTATGGCGTTATATCCGCACCTGAGGTCACTGATTGGCAACCTTTGACAGCCAATGACAGCTATTTGGTGGCTGCTTCTGATGGCGTTTTTGAAAAGCTTAGCTCACAGGATATTTGTGACATATTGTGGAATTTACATGCTGATTTCACTGTGCGATCGGAACTCACTTATTCATGTTCATATTCCTTAGCTGATTGCATAGTAAATGCTGCTTTTGAAAAGGGAAGTATGGACAACATGGCAGCTGTTGTCCTTCCATTTAGATTGAATGATTCACTGCAAAGGTTGGCGAAGAAAACACATGCAGGAATGAGAAAATTCGATTGCTCATCTTCAGGGGATAGCAATTATATTTCTCAACATTCAG TGCTTACTGAGGAGGAGCATGGTCATCCTCTTGTTTCCAATTTTGGCAGATTATTG ATTGAAGGAAAACACAGCAATTATGGATGTTTCTATCTATCTGAGAACCTCGATGTTAATGATGAGTATACATTCTGGGTTCAGAAGGACGTCCATGAGTATGAACATGAGCTCCTTCATGCTTTACCTGATAGCATTGGTCAGAATCCAG GTGGAGCTTTGGATTTATATAATGATCAGCACATGTGTGTTCATTTTGGGATGAACTTTAGTGAGAACAAGGACCAGTGCATTAATCCTGAAGGCTTTGCTAGGTTCCTTGGTTTGCTCGAATCTATTCCGTTCAATGATAGCAGTACAAATGATCATGCCAGAGTAGATTCAAG GTACattctaaagaagaaatatgATCGTGGATCATATGGTGAAGTTTGGCTAGCTTTTTACTGGAATTGTTCTCATGTCGTCAAGTCTTCAAAAAGTAACAATTTCTCAGCTAATATTACGGAGAGAGGGGCGAATAATGAAAGAAGGAAGGATTCATCATCTGCTGATGCCTGTGATGATGGCCCTTCTGAAGGAAGCATGTTCATTTTGAAGCGTATCATG GTGGAGAAAGGCACCTCTGTCTATTTAAGTGGGCTACGGGAGAAATATTTTGGTGAAATTTTCTTGAATGCTTATACTGTTCTTGGAGGTTCATTGCAAGCTGAAGAATCAAATTCCCTCCTGTTAAATATACGACCAGATTTTCATGTTCCTGTGGAAAGAAATGCCGCAGTGGATCTAGGGATCCAGGGCTCCTTGAAGTTCGATAAAGTATATGGTAAAAAGAAGGAAACGCTGAGAGCTGCCCCTGAGGAGGGTCTTAATCACATTGCCAGATATGTCGAGTCTTTTGAGTCTCGATCCAATGATATATGGCTTGTGTTTCGCCATGAAGGGATATCCTTATCAAAGTTTCTCTATACCGCTGAAGAAGTGATAAATAATTCGGAGGAAGGAAATGAAAATGTAAAGCATATTCAGATATTGCATCCTTCAAAATGGTGGAAATGGTTGAAAACAACAGAAGCAGGGCAAGAGGAAATGCGTGATCTGATTTGGCAATTG TTGATGGCACTTAAATCTTGTCATGATCGTAATATCACCCATAGAGATATAAAACCCG